In Arachis hypogaea cultivar Tifrunner chromosome 2, arahy.Tifrunner.gnm2.J5K5, whole genome shotgun sequence, a genomic segment contains:
- the LOC112754523 gene encoding subtilisin-like protease SBT1.1 produces the protein MKGNMTSRTLLLFLALMVTNSIAIMDKQTYIVHMDKTKIKSSIHSQDSTKPWFQSVIDFITEVSVQENEEEEIAPQLLYVYETNMFGFSAHLSSKQLEYLNQVDGFLAAMPDELLTLHTTHTPHFLGLQNGRGLWSAPSLASDVIVGILDTGIWPEHISFQDTGLTEVPSRWKGSCEEGTKFSASNCNKKLIGARAFYKGYEKVIGRINETLDYRSPRDSQGHGTHTASTAAGNMVNNASLFGMAKGSASGMRYTSKVAAYKVCWPLGCANSDILAAMDQAVADGVDILSLSLGGIAKPYYNDSIAIASFGATQNGVFVSCSAGNSGPFKSTVGNVAPWIITVAASYTDRSFPTKVKLGNGQVFKGASLYHGKTIQLPLVHANTTGTQRTAQFCTKGSLDPKLVHGKIVACERGMNSRTEKGEVVKMAGGAGMLLLVNQGEELFADSHILPATSLGASASNAIRNYIHSAKSPTASISFIGTTYGDPAPVMAGFSARGPSIVGPDVIKPDVTAPGVNILASWPPLTAPSLLKSDKRSVLYNIVSGTSMSCPHVTGIAALLKSVHKDWSPAAIKSALMTTAYTVNNRGSPLLDIASNTSSAFANPFAFGSGHVNPECASDPGLVYDITNKDYLNYLCSLNYTPTQIAIISKGHFKCSKYTFFQLGDLNYPSFSVSFDINGTNSSVTYKRVVTNVGYPSSSYTVKVEEPNGVSVKVEPRNLRFGKLGEKLNYSVTFVANGGTTISDTSTFGSLTWVSGKYNVRSPIAITWQ, from the exons ATGAAAG GCAACATGACCTCTAGGACATTGCTACTTTTCTTGGCCTTAATGGTAACAAATTCAATTGCTATCATGGACAAACAGACATATATAGTACACATGGACAAGACCAAGATCAAATCCTCAATTCATTCACAAGACAGCACTAAACCATGGTTTCAATCTGTCATTGATTTCATCACTGAGGTTTCAGtgcaagaaaatgaagaagaggaaATAGCTCCTCAGCTTCTTTATGTCTATGAAACCAACATGTTTGGTTTTTCTGCACATCTTTCAAGTAAACAACTTGAATACTTGAACCAAGTTGATGGTTTCCTTGCAGCAATGCCTGATGAGCTATTAACCCTTCACACAACACACACCCCACATTTTCTTGGCCTACAAAATGGGAGAGGACTTTGGAGTGCTCCTAGTTTGGCCTCTGATGTGATCGTAGGGATCCTTGACACCGGTATATGGCCGGAACACATCAGTTTCCAAGACACTGGTTTGACAGAAGTACCCTCTAGATGGAAAGGTTCTTGTGAAGAAGGGACCAAGTTCTCTGCCTCAAATTGTAACAAGAAGCTAATTGGAGCAAGAGCCTTTTATAAAGGGTATGAAAAAGTTATCGGGAGAATCAATGAAACGCTGGATTATCGTTCGCCAAGAGATTCTCAAGGGCATGGAACACACACAGCCTCAACTGCAGCCGGTAACATGGTGAACAATGCAAGCTTATTCGGCATGGCTAAAGGTTCAGCAAGTGGAATGAGGTATACCTCAAAAGTTGCGGCTTATAAAGTATGCTGGCCGCTAGGCTGCGCCAATTCGGATATATTGGCAGCTATGGATCAAGCTGTTGCTGATGGGGTAGACATATTGTCACTCTCTTTAGGCGGCATTGCAAAGCCTTATTACAATGATAGTATTGCCATAGCTTCATTTGGGGCAactcaaaatggagtttttgTTTCTTGCTCTGCAGGGAATTCGGGTCCTTTCAAATCAACCGTCGGAAATGTTGCACCGTGGATCATCACTGTTGCTGCTAGCTACACTGATAGAAGCTTTCCAACCAAAGTGAAGCTAGGGAATGGACAGGTTTTCAAAGGGGCATCTTTGTATCATGGCAAGACAATCCAATTGCCTCTTGTGCATGCTAATACAACAGGAACACAAAGGACAGCACAATTTTGCACCAAAGGTTCACTTGATCCAAAGCTAGTCCATGGAAAAATAGTTGCTTGTGAACGAGGAATGAATTCCAGAACTGAAAAGGGCGAGGTGGTGAAAATGGCAGGCGGGGCAGGAATGCTACTACTAGTGAATCAAGGAGAAGAGCTTTTTGCTGACTCTCACATTTTGCCAGCAACTTCCTTAGGTGCCTCAGCAAGCAATGCAATTCGAAACTACATCCACTCTGCCAAATCTCCAACAGCTTCAATTTCATTCATAGGAACAACGTATGGTGACCCAGCACCAGTTATGGCAGGATTTTCTGCTAGAGGGCCAAGTATAGTGGGGCCAGATGTGATTAAACCAGATGTAACTGCACCTGGTGTGAACATCTTGGCTTCATGGCCACCATTAACTGCTCCAAGCCTGCTCAAGAGTGACAAAAGGAGTGTGCTATATAACATAGTTTCTGGCACCTCGATGTCATGCCCTCATGTTACCGGCATAGCAGCACTTCTCAAATCTGTGCACAAAGATTGGTCACCAGCAGCTATCAAATCTGCACTGATGACCACAGCTTACACAGTGAACAACAGAGGTTCCCCTCTTTTAGACATTGCATCAAACACCTCATCTGCATTCGCTAACCCTTTTGCATTTGGTTCAGGCCATGTCAACCCAGAATGTGCCTCTGATCCAGGGTTAGTCTATGATATCACCAACAAAGATTACCTAAACTACTTGTGCAGCCTTAACTATACTCCTACCCAAATTGCTATAATCTCAAAGGGTCATTTCAAATGCTCCAAATATACATTTTTTCAACTTGGTGACCTAAACTACCCTTCATTTTCTGTCTCATTTGACATAAATGGCACAAATTCTAGTGTTACATACAAGAGGGTAGTCACAAATGTTGGATATCCTAGTAGTTCTTATACAGTGAAAGTTGAAGAACCAAATGGAGTATCAGTTAAGGTTGAACCAAGGAATTTGAGGTTTGGAAAATTAGGTGAGAAATTGAATTATAGTGTGACTTTTGTTGCAAATGGAGGAACGACAATAAGTGACACTTCAACATTTGGATCATTGACTTGGGTGTCAGGCAAGTACAATGTTAGAAGCCCTATAGCAATAACCTGGCAATAG
- the LOC112728935 gene encoding subtilisin-like protease SBT4.14 produces the protein MFSHKLTNFSSLLWLPLLLILLSNAEVNGVEQKNFYIVFLRDHPLIRDNAHEAHLNVLSTVKESHIEAKESLVYSYTKSFNAFAAKLSEDEAKKLSAKDEVLSVFPNRYHKLHTTRSWDFIGLPLTAKRKLQSESDTIVGLLDTGVTPEFQSFKDNGLGPPPAKWKGTCDHFANFSGCNNKLIGARYFKLDKMEDPEDILSPIDVNGHGTHTSSTAAGSLVPKASLLGLAEGTARGAVPSARLAIYKVCWQSSGCADMDLLAAFEAAIHDGVDVISISIGGGDTNYLKDSIAIGAFHAMRNGIITVASAGNDGPAMGTVTNTAPWIVTVAASGIDREFKSTIELGNGKNVSGAGVTTFSPKQKEYPLINGVDAAKNSDSMDSASFCFEDSLDPKKVKGKIVYCKQGTGGTEGVIKGYGGIGTILENEQFPEVAQIFMAPATIVNTTIGQSITTYIKSTRSPSAVILKSHEVKRPAPFTASFSSRGPNPGSKNILKPDIAAPGVNILASYTLRKSITGLKGDTQFSEFTLMSGTSMSCPHVAGVAAYVKSFHPDWTPAAIRSAIITTAKPMSKRVDKEAEFAFGAGQINPTKAVNPGLIYDMDDLGYIQFLCHEGYNGSNLSVLVGHSINCTSLVPGLGHDAINYPTIQFNVKKDKETTLGVFRRRVTNVGPVPTIFNATITAPKGLEITVKPSSLVFSKAMQQRSFKVVVKAKTMASMKVVSGSLVWRSPRYIVRSPIVIYSP, from the exons ATGTTTTCACATAAACTTACcaacttttcttctcttctttggcTTCCATTGCTTTTGATCCTACTGAGCAATGCTGAAGTTAATGGTGTTGAGCAAAAG AACTTTTACATTGTTTTCTTAAGAGATCATCCTCTTATTAGAGACAATGCACATGAGGCACATTTAAATGTTCTATCAACTGTTAAAGAAAG CCACATTGAAGCCAAAGAATCCTTGGTATACAGCTACACAAAGAGTTTTAATGCATTTGCTGCTAAACTCTCTGAGGATGAAGCCAAAAAGTTATCTG CCAAGGATGAAGTGCTTTCAGTGTTTCCAAATCGGTATCACAAACTGCACACAACAAGATCATGGGACTTCATTGGATTACCTTTGACTGCTAAGAGAAAATTGCAGTCAGAGAGTGACACCATTGTAGGGCTTTTGGACACAG GGGTTACTCCAGAGTTTCAAAGCTTCAAGGACAATGGACTTGGTCCTCCACCAGCTAAATGGAAAGGAACTTGTGATCACTTTGCTAATTTTTCAGGCTGCAATAA CAAGCTTATAGGAGCAAGATACTTCAAGCTTGATAAAATGGAAGATCCAGAAGATATATTGTCTCCCATAGATGTTAATGGGCATGGAACTCACACTTCTTCAACAGCAGCAGGAAGTCTTGTCCCTAAAGCAAGTCTCTTGGGCTTGGCCGAAGGAACTGCTCGCGGCGCAGTTCCATCGGCCAGGCTGGCCATTTACAAGGTCTGCTGGCAGAGCAGTGGATGTGCTGACATGGACTTGTTAGCTGCATTTGAAGCAGCTATCCATGATGGTGTGGATGTCATATCAATTTCAATAGGTGGAGGGGACACAAATTATTTGAAGGACTCCATTGCAATTGGAGCATTTCATGCCATGAGGAATGGCATAATAACTGTGGCCTCGGCCGGAAATGATGGCCCGGCTATGGGGACTGTCACGAATACTGCGCCGTGGATTGTGACAGTTGCAGCTAGTGGCATTGATAGGGAGTTCAAAAGTACTATAGAGTTGGGGAATGGAAAGAATGTTTCT GGGGCAGGAGTAACCACTTTTagtccaaaacaaaaagagtacCCTCTAATCAATGGTGTTGATGCAGCCAAAAACTCTGATAGCATGGACAGTGCTAG CTTCTGTTTTGAAGACTCTTTAGACCCAAAAAAGGTGAAAGGAAAGATTGTATACTGCAAACAAGGAACTGGTGGAACTGAAGGTGTTATCAAAGGGTATGGAGGAATTGGAACTATACTTGAAAATGAACAATTTCCTGAAGTTGCCCAAATTTTCATGGCTCCTGCTACTATTGTTAATACTACCATAGGTCAAAGTATTACCACTTATATAAAGTCAACAAG ATCACCATCAGCAGTGATACTTAAGAGCCATGAAGTAAAAAGACCAGCTCCATTTACTGCTTCATTTTCATCAAGGGGTCCAAATCCAGGTTCCAAAAACATTCTCAAG CCTGATATAGCAGCACCTGGAGTTAACATATTGGCATCTTATACACTAAGGAAATCAATAACTGGTTTGAAAGGAGATACTCAATTCTCAGAATTCACTCTAATGTCAGGAACTTCCATGTCATGCCCTCATGTTGCTGGAGTAGCAGCATATGTCAAATCTTTTCACCCGGATTGGACTCCTGCTGCTATCAGATCTGCCATTATTACCACAG CTAAACCTATGAGCAAGAGAGTTGACAAGGAGGCCGAATTCGCCTTCGGCGCTGGTCAAATAAACCCAACCAAAGCCGTCAACCCCGGTCTAATCTATGACATGGACGACCTTGGTTACATCCAATTCCTATGCCATGAGGGCTACAATGGTTCCAATTTATCAGTACTAGTAGGACACTCTATAAATTGCACCTCTTTGGTACCAGGACTTGGCCATGATGCTATCAACTACCCTACAATACAATTCAATGTGAAAAAAGACAAAGAAACAACCCTTGGTGTGTTTAGGAGAAGAGTGACCAATGTTGGTCCTGTTCCAACAATCTTCAATGCAACCATCACAGCTCCTAAGGGACTGGAAATTACAGTTAAGCCAAGTAGCCTTGTTTTCTCAAAGGCTATGCAACAAAGGAGCTTCAAGGTTGTGGTGAAAGCAAAAACAATGGCAAGCATGAAAGTTGTGTCTGGCTCTCTTGTTTGGAGAAGTCCACGTTACATTGTTAGGAGCCCTATTGTAATCTATAGTCCTTAA
- the LOC112720324 gene encoding uncharacterized protein translates to MPPKKRRGGTVGAPDAAESNRAVSPPLGALRQRPRSQRIADRREGEIPRERVQENPAVREAQPDLAAELRGMNQTLNAVLQVLTNQNRGEARLPNAPNPQPHRVHQLFGDQEPPIEKYLKLNSSTFNGDSLDEDPQQYLEDAKKAIRALKCTKKWAVELVSYNLRGSARYWYESLLESKEAAGLPPPSWEEFTEEFLARFYPANKQAEDAIAFERLRQENMTVTEYAKEFTRLSKSAPYLVNSEEMKVRRFVRGLAEPMFTTLMPEVGRMSFKDVLNSAYGIEVGIAERNAFKDVGKKPKMKGQFSGGSSLGGFQSHHGQTNQQGYSGYRARPQASFGGVASSGSASMSVSNPRPFVKSTSQSSAQGSNQTRPVQPYCHQCGSYHSGICFKTTGACFGCGQYGHLRRDCPNARGGFAPGIARPTTPMPSSSAMSIGNSSGPSGRGAGGRGQTYHRGGSQRGRGQARV, encoded by the coding sequence ATGCCACCTAAGAAAAGACGTGGTGGAACTGTTGGTGCTCCTGATGCTGCTGAATCCAATAGGGCAGTTTCTCCGCCTCTTGGAGCTCTTCGACAAAGGCCAAGGAGCCAAAGGATAGCTGATAGGCGCGAAGGAGAGATACCCCGCGAGAGAGTTCAAGAGAACCCCGCAGTAAGAGAGGCTCAACCGGACTTAGCAGCTGAATTGAGGGGAATGAATCAAACTCTTAATGCGGTGTTACAGGTTCTAACAAATCAAAATAGGGGTGAAGCGAGACTTCCTAATGCGCCAAATCCTCAGCCTCATAGGGTTCATCAATTGTTTGGGGATCAAGAGCCGCCAATTGAAAAGTATTTGAAGTTGAATTCGTCCACTTTCAATGGagattcattggatgaagatccacAACAATATCTAGAGGATGCAAAGAAAGCTATTCGAGCTCTCAAGTGCACCAAAAAATGGGCTGTTGAGTTAGTATCCTACAACTTGCGTGGTTCAGCAAGATATTGGTATGAGTCTCTTCTTGAGAGCAAAGAAGCAGCTggacttcctcctccttcttggGAAGAGTTTACTGAAGAGTTTCTTGCTCGATTTTATCCAGCTAACAAGCAAGCAGAAGATGCAATTGCCTTTGAAAGATTAAGGCAAGAGAATATGACAGTGACTGAGTATGCTAAGGAGTTTACTAGACTTTCTAAGAGTGCTCCGTACTTGGTGAATTCAGAAGAGATGAAAGTTCGTCGTTTCGTTCGTGGATTGGCAGAACCTATGTTCACTACTCTTATGCCTGAAGTCGGACGCATGTCTTTTAAGGATGTCCTAAACTCTGCCTATGGAATTGAAGTTGGGATAGCGGAGAGAAATGCTTTTAAGGATGTTGGAAAGAAGCCCAAGATGAAGGGACAATTTTCTGGTGGATCTAGTTTAGGAGGATTTCAGTCTCATCATGGTCAAACTAATCAGCAAGGTTATTCGGGGTATCGAGCTCGTCCTCAAGCATCTTTTGGTGGGGTTGCTtcttctggatctgcttccatgAGTGTTTCGAATCCCAGACCTTTTGTTAAGAGCACCTCTCAATCTAGTGCACAGGGTTCAAATCAGACAAGACCAGTTCAGCCTTACTGCCATCAGTGTGGGAGTTACCATTCTGGTATATGTTTCAAGACTACTGGAGCATGTTTTGGTTGTGGTCAATATGGTCATCTTAGGAGAGATTGTCCAAATGCTAGAGGAGGCTTTGCTCCAGGCATTGCACGTCCTACAACACCAATGCCATCATCTTCAGCTATGTCTATTGGAAATTCTTCTGGTCCTAGTGGCAGAGGAGCAGGTGGCAGGGGTCAGACTTATCACAGAGGAGGGAGCCAAAGAGGAAGAGGTCAGGCACGTGTGTAA